The Saccharomonospora glauca K62 genome has a segment encoding these proteins:
- a CDS encoding NAD(P)/FAD-dependent oxidoreductase has translation MSAPEPLSVDLLVVGAGPTGLYAAYYAGFRGLSTAIVDSLPEAGGQVTAMYPEKMIYDVAGFPAVRGRDLVKGLVEQASQWNPTYLLGRRAQELHTVEDGTGDLRVTLEDGASIRAGAVLVTAGIGEFTPRPLPAGEGWLGRGLVHFVPALDAHAGQDVVVVGGGDSAFDWVLALRPVAASVTLVHRRARFRAADSIVRQAYAEGVRVITDAEVTALRGDAAGELAEVDVELRDGTRMSLPAQTVVAALGFTADLGPIESWGLGIERRAIKVDTTMATARERVYAAGDVASYPGKVKLIATGFGEAATAVNNIAVALDPSAKLFPGHSSDA, from the coding sequence ATGAGCGCGCCCGAGCCACTGTCGGTCGACCTACTCGTGGTGGGTGCGGGGCCCACCGGCCTGTACGCCGCGTACTACGCGGGTTTCCGAGGTCTGTCCACGGCGATCGTCGACTCCCTTCCCGAGGCCGGGGGACAGGTGACCGCGATGTACCCGGAGAAGATGATCTACGACGTGGCGGGGTTCCCCGCCGTGCGCGGTCGTGACCTCGTGAAGGGACTCGTCGAGCAGGCGAGCCAGTGGAACCCGACCTACCTGCTCGGCCGTCGGGCGCAGGAGTTGCACACCGTCGAGGACGGCACGGGTGACCTTCGGGTCACCCTGGAGGACGGAGCCTCGATCAGAGCCGGCGCCGTGCTGGTGACCGCGGGCATTGGTGAGTTCACCCCTCGCCCGTTGCCCGCGGGCGAGGGGTGGTTGGGACGCGGCCTGGTGCACTTCGTCCCCGCGCTCGACGCGCATGCGGGCCAGGACGTCGTGGTGGTCGGTGGCGGGGACTCCGCGTTCGACTGGGTACTGGCCTTACGCCCCGTCGCGGCGAGCGTCACGCTCGTGCACCGGAGGGCGCGCTTCCGCGCCGCCGACTCCATCGTGCGGCAGGCGTACGCCGAGGGAGTGCGGGTGATCACCGACGCCGAGGTCACCGCGTTGCGAGGCGACGCCGCCGGCGAGTTGGCCGAGGTCGACGTCGAACTCCGGGACGGTACCCGCATGAGCCTGCCCGCGCAGACCGTCGTCGCGGCCCTCGGCTTCACCGCTGACCTCGGCCCCATCGAGAGCTGGGGGCTGGGGATCGAGCGGCGGGCCATCAAGGTGGACACCACGATGGCCACGGCCCGCGAACGCGTCTACGCGGCCGGCGACGTGGCGTCGTACCCCGGCAAGGTGAAGCTCATCGCCACCGGGTTCGGGGAGGCCGCCACGGCGGTCAACAACATCGCCGTGGCGCTGGACCCGAGTGCCAAGCTCTTTCCGGGGCACTCCAGCGACGCCTGA
- the glpX gene encoding class II fructose-bisphosphatase, which produces MTAASQPARNPRRGEAPDRNLAMELVRVTEAAAMAAGRWVGKGDKNGGDGAAVDAMRQLIGTVSMRGVVVIGEGEKDEAPMLYNGEEVGNGDGPECDVAVDPIDGTTLMSKGMPNALAVLAVAERGAMFDPSAVFYMEKLAVGPEAAGTVDLSAPIAENIRRVAKAKHSSVSDVTVCILDRPRHQHIVEEVRKTGARIRFISDGDVAGAIAAARPTTGVDMLLGIGGTPEGIIAACAMKCLGGELQGRLWPKDDEERQKALDAGHDLDRVLTTDDLVRGDNVFFCATGVTDGDLLRGVHYRAGGATTQSIVMRSKSGTVRMIDGYHRLTKLRAYSSVDFDGTGEDDVVPPLP; this is translated from the coding sequence CCGCGGGCCGGTGGGTCGGCAAGGGCGACAAGAACGGCGGTGACGGCGCCGCGGTCGACGCCATGCGCCAGCTCATCGGCACCGTGTCGATGCGGGGTGTCGTCGTGATCGGCGAGGGCGAGAAGGACGAGGCGCCCATGCTCTACAACGGCGAGGAGGTCGGCAACGGTGACGGCCCCGAGTGTGATGTGGCCGTCGACCCCATCGACGGGACGACCCTCATGTCGAAGGGCATGCCCAACGCCCTCGCCGTGCTCGCGGTGGCCGAGCGGGGAGCGATGTTCGACCCGTCGGCCGTGTTCTACATGGAAAAGCTCGCCGTGGGCCCCGAGGCCGCGGGCACCGTGGACCTCTCGGCGCCGATCGCGGAGAACATCCGCCGGGTCGCCAAGGCCAAGCACAGCAGCGTGTCCGACGTGACGGTGTGCATCCTGGACCGTCCCCGCCACCAGCACATCGTCGAAGAGGTGCGCAAGACGGGCGCGCGGATCCGGTTCATCAGCGACGGCGACGTGGCGGGCGCGATCGCCGCCGCGCGTCCCACCACGGGTGTCGACATGCTGCTGGGTATCGGCGGCACGCCGGAGGGGATCATCGCCGCGTGTGCCATGAAGTGTCTCGGCGGTGAGTTGCAGGGGCGGCTGTGGCCGAAGGACGACGAGGAGCGGCAGAAGGCGCTGGACGCGGGCCACGACCTGGACCGGGTGCTGACCACGGACGACCTCGTGCGGGGCGACAACGTCTTCTTCTGCGCCACGGGTGTGACCGACGGCGACCTGCTGCGGGGCGTGCACTACCGCGCGGGTGGGGCGACGACTCAGTCCATCGTGATGCGGTCCAAGTCGGGGACCGTCCGGATGATCGACGGATACCACCGGCTCACCAAGCTGAGGGCGTACTCGTCGGTGGACTTCGACGGCACGGGGGAGGACGACGTCGTTCCCCCACTGCCCTGA
- a CDS encoding ATP-dependent DNA ligase, protein MRLHDVVTASAGLTARRSRKAKVDVLAELLTGAPADELAAAVAFLTGTPTQGRIGVGWRTLSQLRAAPAESPRLTVGEVDSALGELAATTGSGSARRRSELLRSLLSRATAEERDFLFRLLTGELRQGALEGVMVEAVAAAADVPADAVRRAFMLSGRLPAAAHAAMSGGTAALEAFRIEVGRPLRPMLASPAESLAAATAELGAVAVEYKLDGARIQVHRRDDDVRVYTRTLREITAYVTELTDLVRGLPCRSVVLDGETLALTDDGRPRPFQETMSRFGSTRAEQVRALLLRPYFFDCLHLDGTDLLDAPLRERREALRGVAGDHVVPGEQEPGDPAAILAASLEAGHEGVMVKDLDSPYAAGRRGRAWLKVKPVHTLDLVVLGAEWGHGRRRGYLSNLHLGARDPDGGPPIMVGKTFKGLTDELLAWQTAELPRHESRRDDWTVYVRPALVVEIELDGVQISTRYPGGVALRFARVLRYRPDKEVADADTIDAVRALLPGNDSGEA, encoded by the coding sequence ATGCGGCTCCACGACGTCGTCACCGCCTCCGCCGGCCTCACGGCGCGGCGTTCCCGCAAGGCCAAGGTCGACGTCCTCGCCGAACTGTTGACCGGCGCGCCCGCCGACGAGCTCGCCGCCGCCGTGGCCTTCCTGACGGGTACGCCGACGCAGGGCCGCATCGGTGTCGGCTGGCGGACGCTGTCCCAACTGCGAGCGGCCCCGGCCGAGTCACCCCGGCTGACCGTCGGCGAGGTCGACTCGGCACTCGGCGAGTTGGCGGCCACGACCGGGAGCGGGTCGGCCCGTCGCCGCTCGGAGCTGCTGCGTTCGTTGTTGTCGCGAGCCACCGCCGAGGAACGGGACTTCCTCTTCCGGCTGCTCACCGGCGAGCTGCGCCAGGGCGCGCTCGAAGGCGTCATGGTCGAGGCCGTCGCGGCCGCCGCGGACGTGCCAGCCGACGCCGTACGGCGCGCATTCATGCTGTCCGGCCGACTTCCCGCCGCCGCCCACGCGGCCATGTCGGGCGGCACGGCCGCCCTGGAGGCCTTTCGCATCGAGGTCGGCAGACCACTCCGTCCGATGCTCGCCTCACCGGCGGAATCACTCGCCGCCGCCACCGCCGAACTCGGCGCCGTGGCCGTCGAGTACAAACTCGACGGGGCCCGCATCCAGGTCCACCGCCGCGACGACGACGTCCGCGTCTACACCCGGACGTTGCGCGAGATCACCGCGTACGTCACCGAGCTGACCGACCTCGTCCGCGGGCTGCCGTGCCGGTCCGTGGTGCTGGACGGCGAGACGCTGGCGCTCACCGACGACGGCAGGCCGCGCCCGTTCCAGGAGACCATGTCGCGCTTCGGCAGTACCCGTGCAGAACAGGTGCGCGCGCTGCTGCTACGGCCGTACTTCTTCGACTGCCTGCACCTCGACGGCACCGACCTGCTCGACGCTCCCCTCCGGGAACGCCGGGAGGCGCTGCGAGGCGTCGCGGGGGACCACGTCGTCCCCGGCGAGCAGGAACCCGGTGACCCCGCCGCGATCCTCGCGGCATCCCTGGAGGCGGGCCACGAGGGCGTGATGGTCAAAGACCTCGACTCGCCCTACGCCGCCGGCCGCCGCGGCAGGGCGTGGCTGAAGGTGAAACCGGTGCACACCCTCGATCTCGTCGTCCTGGGCGCCGAGTGGGGGCACGGTCGTCGACGCGGCTACCTGTCCAACCTCCACCTCGGCGCGCGAGACCCGGACGGAGGACCACCGATCATGGTGGGCAAGACCTTCAAGGGACTCACCGACGAGTTGCTGGCCTGGCAGACCGCCGAACTGCCCCGGCACGAGAGCCGTCGCGACGACTGGACGGTGTACGTGCGCCCGGCCCTCGTCGTCGAGATCGAACTGGACGGCGTGCAGATCAGCACCCGCTACCCCGGTGGGGTGGCGCTCCGGTTCGCCAGGGTGCTGCGGTACCGGCCGGACAAGGAAGTGGCCGACGCCGACACCATCGACGCCGTTCGCGCCCTCCTGCCGGGGAATGACTCCGGCGAGGCCTGA
- a CDS encoding potassium channel family protein translates to MGGRAVAASLSRAALSAAVLVVGYFLIPLEGAHPATWVWFVLALAGWAVVITRQVLAVSRSATPRLRAIEALGLAVPLLLVVFAPTYTALGRVDPTAFTEPVDKADALYYTVSVFATVGFGDIAPVSHTARVVTTLQMVLGLIAVGLIARVLVGAVSVADRRRDRKR, encoded by the coding sequence GTGGGAGGTCGCGCGGTGGCCGCCTCGCTGTCGCGAGCGGCGCTGTCGGCCGCCGTCCTGGTGGTCGGATACTTCCTCATCCCGCTGGAGGGCGCCCACCCGGCGACGTGGGTGTGGTTCGTGCTCGCGCTCGCGGGGTGGGCCGTGGTGATCACTCGGCAGGTCCTCGCGGTCTCCCGCTCCGCCACCCCACGACTGCGCGCGATCGAGGCCCTCGGGTTGGCGGTGCCGTTGCTGCTGGTGGTCTTCGCCCCGACGTACACCGCGCTGGGACGGGTCGATCCCACCGCGTTCACCGAACCGGTCGACAAGGCCGACGCGCTCTACTACACCGTCTCCGTCTTCGCCACCGTCGGCTTCGGCGACATCGCGCCGGTCAGTCACACCGCCAGGGTGGTGACGACGCTGCAGATGGTGCTGGGACTCATCGCCGTGGGGTTGATCGCCCGAGTGCTCGTGGGAGCCGTCTCCGTCGCCGACCGGCGTCGGGACCGGAAACGCTGA
- a CDS encoding PhoH family protein, translating into MTAQRVPRNDSSRSTVSAPSADAGTDSGETGDRTPRTYVLDTSVLLSDPWAITRFAEHHVVLPLVVVSELEGKRHHPELGWFARESLRLLDDLRRIHGRLDTPVPIGDHEGTVHVELNHSDPTVLPPGFRTDSNDHRILACALNLATERESVTLVTKDVPLRVKAGAVGLAADEYRAEEVVPSGWTGMADLDVPVEAIDELFASGEVDPADFGSSEAAELPCNTGLRLLAGTRSALGRVTPNKRVRLVRGDREVFGLHGRSAEQRIALDLLMDPEVGIVSLGGRAGTGKSALALCAGLEAVLERGMHRKVVVFRPLYAVGGQDLGYLPGTESEKMQPWAQAVFDTLGALVSQAVIDEVFDRGMLEVLPLTHIRGRSLHDAFVIVDEAQSLERNVLLTVLSRLGTASRVVLTHDVAQRDNLRVGRHDGVSAVIEKLKGHPLFAHVTLTRSERSPIAALVTEMLENHG; encoded by the coding sequence GTGACTGCGCAGCGTGTGCCCCGAAACGACTCCAGCCGCTCGACCGTCAGCGCCCCGAGCGCCGACGCAGGCACTGATTCCGGCGAAACCGGCGACCGAACGCCCCGCACCTACGTACTCGACACGTCGGTGTTGTTGTCGGACCCGTGGGCCATCACCAGATTCGCCGAGCACCACGTGGTGTTGCCTCTCGTCGTGGTCAGTGAGTTGGAGGGGAAGCGGCACCACCCCGAGCTCGGGTGGTTCGCCAGGGAGTCCCTGCGGCTGTTGGACGACCTGCGGCGCATACACGGTCGCCTCGACACTCCCGTGCCGATCGGCGACCACGAGGGAACGGTGCACGTCGAGTTGAACCACTCCGACCCGACGGTGCTCCCGCCCGGCTTCCGTACCGATTCCAACGACCATCGCATCCTCGCCTGCGCGTTGAACCTCGCCACCGAACGGGAGTCCGTGACCCTGGTGACCAAGGACGTCCCGTTGCGGGTCAAGGCCGGCGCCGTGGGGCTGGCCGCGGACGAGTACCGCGCCGAGGAAGTGGTGCCCTCGGGGTGGACGGGGATGGCCGATCTCGACGTCCCGGTCGAGGCGATCGACGAGTTGTTCGCCTCCGGTGAGGTGGACCCGGCCGATTTCGGCAGTTCCGAGGCCGCGGAGCTGCCCTGCAACACCGGTCTGCGGCTGTTGGCCGGCACCAGGAGCGCGCTGGGGCGGGTGACGCCGAACAAGCGGGTGCGGTTGGTGCGCGGGGACCGCGAGGTGTTCGGTCTGCACGGTCGGTCGGCGGAACAGCGCATCGCGCTCGACCTGCTGATGGACCCGGAGGTCGGGATCGTGTCGCTCGGCGGTCGGGCGGGCACGGGGAAGTCGGCTCTCGCGCTGTGCGCGGGGCTGGAGGCCGTGTTGGAACGCGGGATGCACCGCAAGGTGGTCGTGTTCCGTCCGCTGTATGCGGTAGGTGGGCAGGACCTGGGATATCTACCCGGAACCGAGAGCGAGAAGATGCAGCCGTGGGCGCAGGCGGTGTTCGACACGCTCGGCGCCCTGGTGAGTCAGGCGGTGATCGACGAGGTGTTCGACCGCGGGATGCTGGAGGTGCTCCCGCTGACGCACATCCGGGGTCGGTCGCTGCATGACGCCTTCGTGATCGTGGACGAGGCGCAGTCGTTGGAGCGCAACGTGCTGCTCACCGTGTTGTCACGGCTGGGCACGGCGTCGCGGGTGGTGCTCACCCACGACGTGGCGCAGCGGGACAACCTGCGGGTGGGCAGGCACGACGGCGTGTCCGCGGTGATCGAGAAGTTGAAGGGGCATCCGCTGTTCGCCCACGTGACGTTGACCCGCTCCGAGCGCTCGCCGATCGCCGCGCTCGTCACGGAGATGCTGGAGAACCACGGCTGA
- a CDS encoding helix-turn-helix domain-containing protein, translated as MEDVLGAVGPRLRRLRRERNCTLSALSKSTGISVSTLSRLESGQRRPSLELLLPIARAHRVSLDDLVGAPPVDDPRVRMRPVRQDGRTIVPLTRNPGGLQAFKIVIEPREEEPEPKTHEGYEWLYVLNGRLRLVLAEHDIVLKTGEAAEFDTRLPHWFGNPGTQPVEILSLFGPQGERMHVRARSRRS; from the coding sequence ATGGAGGACGTCCTCGGGGCGGTCGGGCCGCGGCTGCGCCGGCTGCGCAGGGAACGCAACTGCACGTTGTCCGCTCTTTCGAAGAGCACCGGAATCTCCGTCAGCACGTTGTCCCGGCTGGAGTCGGGGCAACGCAGGCCCAGCCTCGAACTGCTGTTACCGATCGCGCGAGCCCACCGCGTGTCGCTCGACGACCTTGTCGGTGCGCCACCGGTGGACGATCCGCGCGTACGAATGCGGCCGGTGCGGCAGGACGGCCGGACGATCGTGCCACTCACGCGCAACCCCGGCGGACTGCAGGCTTTCAAGATCGTCATCGAGCCGCGTGAGGAGGAGCCCGAGCCGAAGACCCACGAGGGCTACGAGTGGCTGTACGTGCTCAACGGCCGCCTGCGGCTGGTGCTCGCCGAACACGACATCGTGCTCAAGACCGGTGAGGCGGCCGAGTTCGACACCCGGCTTCCGCACTGGTTCGGCAACCCGGGCACGCAGCCCGTGGAGATCCTGAGCCTCTTCGGTCCCCAGGGCGAGCGCATGCACGTGCGCGCCCGCTCCAGGCGGAGTTGA
- a CDS encoding class II fumarate hydratase, whose protein sequence is MAEQEYRIERDTMGEVAVPADALYRAQTQRAVENFPISGRGLERSQIRALGLLKAAAARVNARLGVLDGETAAAIAAAADEVAEGKHDEHFPIDVFQTGSGTSSNMNANEVIATLASRALGRDVHPNDHVNASQSSNDTFPTTLRVAATEAVLTDVVPALDHLATVIEQRAAEWRDVVKSGRTHLMDAVPITFGQEAGAWAAQVRFGIERLRSGLPRLAELPIGGTAVGSGLNAPPGFGSAVAEELAKVTGLPLTEARDHFEAQASQDGVVETSGHLRTIAVSLNKIANDLRWLGSGPRTGLAEVALPDLQPGSSIMPGKVNPVICEATLQVVAQVIGNDAAVAFAGSQGNFQLNVNLPVIARNVLESARLLAAVSRLLADKVIAGMTVNVETARAYAEGSPSIVTPLNAYLGYEESASIAKQALAERRSIREVVIERGHVANGKLTEQQLDEALDVLRMARGNR, encoded by the coding sequence ATGGCTGAACAGGAGTACCGGATCGAGCGCGACACCATGGGCGAGGTCGCCGTGCCTGCCGACGCGCTGTACCGCGCGCAGACGCAACGTGCCGTCGAGAACTTCCCGATCTCGGGGCGGGGTCTGGAGCGTTCCCAGATTCGAGCACTGGGGCTGCTCAAGGCCGCCGCGGCACGCGTCAACGCGCGACTGGGGGTGTTGGACGGCGAGACCGCCGCCGCCATCGCAGCCGCGGCCGACGAGGTCGCCGAGGGCAAGCACGACGAGCACTTCCCCATCGACGTGTTCCAGACGGGTTCCGGAACCTCCTCCAACATGAACGCCAACGAGGTCATCGCGACGCTGGCGTCACGCGCGCTGGGCCGGGACGTGCACCCGAACGACCACGTCAACGCCTCCCAGTCCTCGAACGACACGTTCCCCACCACCCTCCGGGTCGCGGCCACCGAGGCCGTGCTCACCGACGTGGTGCCCGCGCTGGACCACTTGGCCACCGTGATCGAGCAGCGGGCCGCCGAGTGGCGGGACGTGGTGAAGTCCGGCCGCACCCATCTGATGGACGCCGTGCCGATCACCTTCGGCCAGGAGGCGGGTGCCTGGGCGGCGCAGGTGCGGTTCGGTATCGAGCGACTGCGCAGCGGGCTGCCGAGGCTCGCCGAGCTGCCGATCGGCGGTACGGCGGTGGGCTCGGGGCTGAACGCGCCTCCGGGGTTCGGTTCCGCGGTGGCCGAGGAACTCGCCAAGGTCACGGGGCTTCCGCTCACCGAAGCGCGGGACCACTTCGAGGCGCAGGCCTCCCAGGACGGGGTGGTCGAGACCTCGGGGCACCTCCGCACGATCGCCGTGTCCCTGAACAAGATCGCCAACGACCTGCGCTGGCTCGGGTCGGGGCCCCGGACGGGTCTGGCCGAGGTGGCGTTGCCGGACCTCCAGCCGGGGTCCTCGATCATGCCGGGCAAGGTGAACCCGGTGATCTGCGAGGCCACGTTGCAGGTGGTGGCGCAGGTGATCGGCAACGACGCGGCCGTGGCGTTCGCGGGCTCGCAGGGGAACTTCCAGCTCAACGTCAACCTGCCCGTGATCGCTCGCAACGTGTTGGAGTCGGCACGACTGCTCGCGGCGGTGTCGCGGCTGCTCGCCGACAAGGTGATCGCGGGGATGACGGTGAATGTGGAGACCGCCCGCGCCTACGCGGAAGGGTCCCCGTCGATCGTCACGCCGCTCAACGCCTATCTCGGCTACGAGGAATCCGCCTCGATCGCCAAGCAGGCGCTGGCGGAGCGTCGGTCGATCCGCGAGGTCGTGATCGAGCGGGGCCACGTGGCGAACGGCAAGCTCACCGAGCAGCAGCTCGACGAGGCGCTCGACGTGCTCAGGATGGCTCGCGGTAACAGGTGA
- the guaB1 gene encoding GMP reductase codes for MRFLEGHRPTHDLTYDDVYLMPNRSAVESRFDVDLSTVDGTGTTIPIVVANMTAVAGRRMAETVARRGGLVVLPQDVDPGAVADITAWVKSRHTVWDTPLVLRAEDAVADALNLVGKRAHGAVAVVDDENRPVGIVTESACSGVDRFARLSEVLEESVLTVPLDTPPREVYERLHERGENLALGVDADGRLVGVLTQVGALRAGIYTPALDTDGRLRIGAAIGVNGDVAAKAEAVLSAGVDVLVVDTAHGHQEKMLAALKAVRSVSPSVPVVAGNVVTAEGTRDLIEAGADVVKVGVGPGAMCTTRMMTGVGRPQLSAVIDCAAAAREMGKHVWADGGVRHPRDVALALAAGASAAMVGSWFAGTYESPGDLRYDEHGRPYKESFGMASKRAVTARTRSDNAYERARKSLFEEGISSSRMALDPQRPGVEDLLDSITAGVRSACTYAGAANLEQFHQRAVLGVQSAAGFAEGRPLPAGW; via the coding sequence GTGCGGTTCCTCGAAGGCCATCGGCCCACTCACGACCTGACCTACGACGACGTCTACCTGATGCCCAACCGCTCGGCGGTGGAGTCCAGGTTCGACGTCGACCTCTCCACCGTCGACGGCACGGGGACCACCATCCCGATCGTCGTCGCCAACATGACCGCAGTCGCCGGCCGCCGCATGGCCGAGACCGTCGCCCGCCGGGGCGGTCTGGTGGTGCTTCCCCAGGACGTCGACCCCGGCGCGGTCGCCGACATCACGGCCTGGGTGAAGAGCCGTCACACCGTGTGGGACACGCCGCTGGTCCTGCGGGCCGAGGACGCGGTCGCCGACGCGCTGAACCTCGTGGGCAAACGCGCCCACGGCGCCGTGGCCGTCGTCGACGACGAGAACCGTCCCGTCGGCATCGTCACCGAGAGCGCGTGCTCGGGAGTCGACCGCTTCGCCCGCCTGTCGGAGGTTCTGGAGGAATCGGTGCTCACGGTGCCGCTCGACACGCCTCCCCGCGAGGTGTACGAGCGGCTGCACGAACGCGGCGAGAACCTGGCGCTCGGGGTCGACGCCGACGGCCGCCTGGTGGGGGTCCTGACCCAGGTGGGGGCGCTGCGGGCCGGCATCTACACCCCCGCTCTCGACACCGACGGCCGGTTGCGTATCGGCGCGGCCATCGGCGTCAACGGCGACGTCGCCGCCAAGGCCGAAGCCGTGTTGAGCGCCGGCGTCGACGTGCTCGTGGTCGACACGGCCCACGGCCACCAGGAGAAGATGCTGGCCGCGCTCAAGGCCGTGCGCTCGGTCTCCCCGTCGGTGCCCGTGGTGGCGGGCAACGTCGTCACGGCGGAAGGCACGCGCGACCTCATCGAGGCCGGAGCGGACGTCGTCAAGGTGGGCGTCGGCCCCGGAGCCATGTGCACCACGCGCATGATGACCGGCGTGGGCAGGCCGCAGTTGTCCGCCGTCATCGACTGCGCGGCCGCCGCCCGCGAGATGGGCAAGCACGTGTGGGCCGACGGCGGCGTGCGGCACCCGCGCGACGTGGCGCTCGCGCTGGCCGCGGGTGCCTCGGCGGCCATGGTGGGCTCGTGGTTCGCGGGCACGTACGAATCGCCCGGCGACCTGCGTTACGACGAGCACGGCAGGCCCTACAAGGAGTCGTTCGGCATGGCCTCCAAGCGCGCCGTGACCGCCCGCACCCGCTCCGACAACGCCTACGAACGCGCGCGCAAGTCGCTGTTCGAGGAAGGCATCTCCTCGTCGCGCATGGCCCTGGACCCCCAGCGTCCCGGCGTCGAGGACCTGCTCGACTCCATCACCGCGGGGGTGCGCTCCGCCTGCACGTACGCCGGCGCGGCGAACCTGGAGCAGTTCCACCAGCGCGCGGTCCTGGGCGTGCAGTCGGCCGCCGGCTTCGCCGAAGGCCGCCCCCTCCCCGCGGGCTGGTAA
- a CDS encoding TetR/AcrR family transcriptional regulator: MTDDLALTPAAERVLEVASRLFYDNGIHAVGVESIASEADVTKKTLYDRFGSKDALVAQYLRRMDERYREHVRAVVERRGRITPARRLLLFFDALEEWMATENPRGCAFVNAQAELPDATHPAREVIREHKQWMFDYLRELARNAGVRNPRKLATSLLTLLEGAAVTASLGIVPGAVGNAKDVARQLIGVS, encoded by the coding sequence ATGACCGATGATCTCGCGTTGACCCCGGCCGCCGAACGGGTGCTCGAAGTGGCGAGCCGATTGTTCTACGACAACGGCATTCACGCCGTCGGTGTCGAGTCGATCGCGAGTGAGGCCGACGTCACGAAGAAGACCCTCTACGACCGGTTCGGCTCCAAGGACGCGCTCGTCGCCCAGTACCTCAGGCGTATGGACGAGCGTTACCGGGAGCACGTCCGAGCGGTGGTCGAACGTCGGGGTCGGATCACACCCGCGCGGCGATTGCTGCTGTTCTTCGACGCCTTGGAGGAATGGATGGCGACGGAGAACCCGAGGGGGTGTGCGTTCGTCAACGCGCAGGCCGAGCTGCCCGACGCCACCCACCCGGCCCGTGAGGTGATCCGTGAGCACAAGCAGTGGATGTTCGACTACCTGCGGGAACTCGCGCGGAACGCGGGGGTGCGCAACCCGCGCAAACTCGCGACCTCGTTGCTGACGTTGCTGGAGGGTGCCGCGGTCACCGCCTCGCTCGGCATCGTGCCGGGAGCGGTGGGCAATGCCAAGGACGTGGCCCGGCAGCTCATCGGGGTGAGTTGA
- a CDS encoding isoprenyl transferase has product MSLRSFLSHVVYTVYSWRLKQQAAGRHPRHIGIILDGNRRWAREAGFTDVNGGHRVGARKIADFLGWCREADVEVVTLWLLSTDNVRNRSSEEVAALLEIIPDVVDELAKPGNPWRLSIVGALDMLPTDVAARLTAAAQRTDGRTGMIVNVAVGYGGRQEIADAVRKLLRQYADEGKTIHELAKILDVDHISEHLYTSGQPDPDLIIRTSGEQRLSGFLLWQSAHSEFWFTEAYWPAFRRVDFLRALRDYAVRHRRYGA; this is encoded by the coding sequence GTGAGTCTTCGGTCGTTCCTCTCCCACGTGGTCTACACGGTCTATTCGTGGCGGCTCAAGCAGCAGGCCGCGGGACGACACCCGCGCCACATCGGCATCATCCTCGACGGCAACCGCCGCTGGGCGCGTGAGGCGGGCTTCACCGACGTCAACGGTGGTCACCGGGTGGGCGCGCGCAAGATCGCCGACTTCCTGGGCTGGTGCCGGGAGGCCGACGTCGAGGTGGTCACGTTGTGGCTGTTGTCGACGGACAACGTGCGCAACCGGTCCAGTGAGGAGGTCGCGGCGCTCCTGGAAATCATTCCGGACGTCGTGGACGAACTCGCCAAACCGGGCAACCCGTGGCGGTTGTCGATCGTGGGCGCCCTGGACATGCTGCCCACCGACGTGGCGGCTCGACTCACCGCCGCGGCGCAGCGCACCGACGGTCGCACCGGGATGATCGTCAACGTCGCCGTCGGATACGGCGGGCGGCAGGAGATCGCCGACGCCGTGCGCAAGTTGTTGCGGCAGTACGCCGACGAGGGCAAGACCATCCACGAACTCGCCAAGATCCTGGACGTCGACCACATCTCGGAGCACCTGTACACGTCGGGGCAGCCCGATCCCGACCTGATCATCCGAACCTCCGGGGAACAGCGGCTGTCGGGATTCCTGCTGTGGCAGTCGGCGCATTCGGAGTTCTGGTTCACCGAGGCGTACTGGCCCGCCTTCCGGCGCGTGGACTTCCTGCGAGCGCTGCGTGACTACGCGGTTCGCCATCGCCGGTACGGCGCGTGA